The proteins below are encoded in one region of Streptomyces marianii:
- a CDS encoding SpoIIE family protein phosphatase/ATP-binding protein: MAGLLGRLRSVMSARTVASQVFVLQVTVALLLVVAAVAALLLQARSDGGREARKRSVAVAQTYATAPGVKEALRGPDPSADLQRKAEAARRTSGVDFVVVMAPDGTRYTHPNPEEIGEKYIGTIAPAAAGGTVTETVTGTLGPSIRSVAPVTDANGEVIGLVAAGIAVERAGGAQDQLPLLLGAAAFALVVATSGAALISRRLRHQTHGLGPTEMTRMYEHHDAVLHAVREGVLIVDEDRRLVLVNDEARRLLALPPDVQGRPVCDIAMDPEIARLLESGRPASDEVHVIEDQLVAVNQRAMGPPPDGSGPCGTVATLRDTTELRALSGRADTAQGRLRLVYDAGIRIGTTLDVVRTSQELADFAVPRFADYVTVDLPDPVLSGDEPAETGTDMRRIAFTGVRHDTPLYPSGRLIHFVPTAPQAVAYARGKTVLEADLAAFSGWQEQEPARAHRLVGYGIHSMIAVPLRARGVTMGVATFWRSQKPEPFDDDDVSLAEELVARAAVNIDNARRYTREHSMAVALQRSLLPRALPEQTALDVAYHYLPAQAGLGGVGGVGGDWFDVIPLPGARVALVVGDVVGHGLHAAATMGRLRTAVHNFAALDLPPDELLWHMDELVSRIDQDEDTDGSVTALTGATCLYAIYDPTSRLCTVARAGHLEPVIVHPDGEVEFPGVPAGPPLGLGGLPFESSELHLSEGSSLVLYTDGLVEDRHRDIDEGLDLLRRTLAHAGGTPEETCRAVLDALLPERPRDDVALVVARTRVLGGNRAVTWGVPADPSEVARVRAEASRTLEEWGLAEEAFTTELILSELVTNAIRHAGGPITVRLIRDRSLICEVSDGSSTAPHLRRATATDEGGRGLFLVSQFAARWGTRYTGSGKVIWTEQPLPW, encoded by the coding sequence ATGGCCGGACTTCTCGGCCGTCTCCGCTCCGTGATGAGCGCGCGCACCGTCGCCAGTCAGGTGTTCGTCCTGCAGGTGACGGTGGCGTTGCTGCTCGTCGTCGCCGCCGTCGCGGCACTGCTCCTGCAAGCCCGGTCGGACGGCGGGCGCGAGGCGCGCAAGCGGTCGGTCGCCGTGGCCCAGACGTATGCCACCGCACCGGGCGTCAAGGAAGCGCTGCGCGGCCCCGACCCGAGCGCGGACTTGCAGCGCAAGGCCGAGGCCGCGAGGAGGACATCCGGCGTCGACTTCGTCGTGGTGATGGCCCCGGACGGCACCCGGTACACCCACCCGAATCCGGAGGAGATCGGCGAGAAGTACATCGGCACCATCGCCCCGGCGGCGGCCGGCGGCACGGTGACCGAGACCGTCACCGGCACCCTCGGTCCCTCGATCCGCAGCGTCGCGCCGGTGACGGACGCGAACGGCGAGGTGATCGGCCTCGTGGCGGCCGGCATCGCGGTGGAGCGGGCCGGCGGAGCCCAGGACCAGCTTCCCCTCCTGCTCGGCGCCGCGGCGTTCGCCCTGGTCGTCGCCACCTCAGGGGCCGCGCTGATCAGCAGGCGGCTGCGACACCAGACCCACGGCCTGGGGCCCACCGAGATGACCCGGATGTACGAGCACCACGACGCGGTCCTGCACGCCGTCCGGGAGGGCGTGCTGATCGTCGACGAGGACCGCAGGCTGGTGCTCGTCAACGACGAGGCACGACGGCTGCTCGCGCTGCCCCCGGACGTCCAGGGGCGCCCCGTGTGCGACATCGCCATGGACCCCGAGATCGCCCGGCTGCTGGAGTCCGGCCGCCCGGCGAGCGACGAGGTGCATGTCATCGAGGACCAACTGGTCGCGGTGAACCAGCGCGCCATGGGCCCGCCGCCGGACGGCTCGGGGCCCTGCGGCACCGTGGCCACCCTGCGGGACACCACCGAGCTGCGGGCCCTCAGCGGCCGTGCCGACACCGCGCAGGGCCGTCTGCGACTCGTCTACGACGCCGGCATCCGGATCGGCACCACCCTCGACGTGGTCCGGACCTCGCAGGAGCTGGCCGACTTCGCCGTCCCCCGGTTCGCCGACTACGTCACCGTCGATCTCCCCGATCCCGTGCTCAGCGGGGACGAGCCGGCGGAGACCGGTACGGACATGCGCCGCATCGCCTTCACGGGCGTCCGCCACGACACCCCGCTCTACCCGTCCGGCCGACTGATCCACTTCGTCCCCACCGCCCCCCAGGCCGTCGCCTACGCCCGGGGCAAGACCGTCCTGGAGGCCGACCTGGCCGCGTTCTCGGGGTGGCAGGAACAGGAACCGGCCCGGGCCCACAGACTCGTCGGCTACGGCATCCACTCCATGATCGCCGTGCCACTGCGGGCCCGCGGCGTGACGATGGGCGTCGCCACGTTCTGGCGCTCCCAGAAGCCGGAGCCCTTCGACGACGACGACGTGTCGCTCGCGGAGGAGCTGGTCGCCCGCGCCGCGGTGAACATCGACAACGCCCGCCGGTACACCCGCGAGCACTCGATGGCGGTCGCCCTCCAGCGGAGCCTGCTGCCGCGGGCCCTGCCCGAGCAGACCGCCCTGGACGTGGCCTACCACTACCTTCCCGCCCAGGCCGGACTCGGCGGGGTCGGCGGGGTCGGCGGGGACTGGTTCGACGTGATCCCGCTTCCGGGTGCCAGGGTCGCCCTCGTGGTCGGGGACGTCGTCGGCCACGGCCTCCACGCCGCGGCGACCATGGGGCGGCTGCGCACCGCCGTCCACAACTTCGCCGCCCTCGACCTGCCACCGGACGAGCTGCTGTGGCACATGGACGAACTGGTCTCGCGCATCGACCAGGACGAGGACACCGACGGCTCGGTCACCGCGCTCACCGGCGCCACCTGTCTGTACGCGATCTACGACCCCACGTCACGGCTGTGCACCGTGGCCCGCGCGGGACATCTGGAGCCGGTCATCGTGCACCCCGACGGCGAGGTCGAGTTCCCCGGGGTGCCGGCCGGGCCGCCCCTCGGCCTCGGCGGACTCCCGTTCGAGTCCAGCGAACTGCATCTCTCCGAGGGCAGCAGCCTGGTGCTCTACACCGACGGACTGGTGGAGGACCGGCACCGCGACATCGACGAAGGACTGGACCTGCTGCGCCGCACGCTCGCCCACGCCGGCGGAACGCCGGAGGAGACCTGCCGTGCGGTGCTGGACGCACTGCTGCCGGAGCGCCCCCGTGACGATGTCGCCCTGGTCGTCGCCCGCACCCGGGTGCTGGGCGGCAACCGCGCCGTCACCTGGGGCGTGCCGGCGGACCCGTCCGAAGTGGCCCGGGTACGTGCCGAGGCCTCCCGGACCCTGGAGGAGTGGGGGCTCGCGGAGGAGGCGTTCACCACCGAACTGATCCTCAGCGAACTGGTCACCAACGCCATCCGCCACGCCGGCGGACCGATCACGGTGCGGTTGATCCGCGACCGCTCCCTGATCTGCGAGGTCTCCGACGGCAGCAGTACCGCCCCACATCTGCGCCGGGCCACCGCCACCGACGAGGGCGGCCGGGGGCTGTTCCTCGTCTCCCAGTTCGCCGCGCGCTGGGGCACCCGCTACACGGGCAGCGGCAAGGTCATCTGGACCGAGCAGCCGCTGCCCTGGTAG
- a CDS encoding SpoIIE family protein phosphatase — translation MTRQRFAFCGAELAAVYVLAGGGRELHLAELTGDRRMLYGLPTIIAVEGHSPAAEAFRAGRPLWLNPKELAAYVELDPHHFPGRRGEGAATTARLSLGALPLGRGANELGCLIVAGEVTEGFSPDRRALLELYADQVAAGLESAAARVPGRTPPQPHLGQAALVPLQGGAFILELSTGRMEAHEYVLELLGVPAEEFDGRVETLLACAVPDDIPALMEIVEPGRMSAATEQLAFRIRRPGGELRWLGLRCRVEVDADGTPERVLGVVADAAYLRPSADEVSVVQRLSARLAGASTIREVSRLVVASLRGPLEAGRVAVAEREGDRLVVTVLDPPEPDAWPAVWRAEWRSEWPDLSIHEMPTIEGALREGHVSLWPAGADLEPALAEIGRGGLAVLPLRADGRMVGVCLVGWDDGHRFDPEERSLMTAAAALVGQALMRAHAMDAGHELATMLQRSLLPRKLPELPGGEAVARYLPATAGLEVGGDWYDVIPLGDGHVALVIGDVQGHSAGAATIMGQMRTAVRAYAVEGHPPDVVVARANRLLVGMETDLFATCLYVDLDMEEGIARLVRAGHLHPVIRHPDGSTEELMVEGGPPLGVLADEEYPMTEAGLVPGTLLMLLTDGLVESAALTLEEGMRRVCDTLSAADPADAGRVADELVVAVNRRDDDVALLLLRYDGTRVRPMRTHWTVWRLPNAVMHARRFTARTLRSWGAEEELEGALLVVSELVTNAIAHTQGEVRLDLTLSADRLRIAVNDASPRSPVKPADQDWEATGGRGLLIVEATTASWGAVPLSGGKQVWAEIPLAPRERVAKAR, via the coding sequence GGGCCGAGCTGGCAGCTGTCTACGTCCTCGCCGGCGGGGGCCGCGAACTCCATCTGGCCGAGCTGACCGGTGACCGCAGGATGCTGTACGGGCTGCCGACGATCATCGCCGTGGAGGGCCACTCCCCCGCCGCCGAGGCCTTCCGCGCCGGCCGCCCGCTCTGGCTGAACCCGAAGGAGCTGGCGGCGTACGTCGAGCTCGACCCCCACCACTTCCCCGGCCGCCGCGGGGAGGGGGCGGCGACGACCGCCCGGCTCTCACTCGGGGCGCTGCCGCTCGGGCGGGGCGCCAACGAGCTGGGCTGTCTGATAGTGGCGGGCGAGGTCACCGAAGGCTTCAGCCCCGACCGCCGCGCGCTGCTGGAGCTCTACGCCGACCAGGTCGCCGCCGGGCTGGAATCGGCCGCTGCCCGAGTGCCGGGCCGTACGCCGCCGCAGCCGCACCTGGGGCAGGCCGCCCTGGTGCCGCTGCAGGGCGGCGCGTTCATCCTGGAGCTGAGCACCGGTCGCATGGAGGCCCACGAGTACGTCCTGGAGCTTCTCGGCGTCCCCGCCGAGGAGTTCGACGGGCGGGTGGAGACCCTGCTGGCCTGCGCCGTCCCCGACGACATCCCGGCTCTGATGGAGATCGTCGAACCGGGGCGGATGTCCGCGGCCACCGAGCAGCTGGCTTTCCGTATCCGCCGGCCCGGCGGCGAGCTGCGCTGGCTGGGGCTGCGCTGCCGGGTCGAGGTGGACGCCGACGGCACTCCCGAGCGGGTGCTCGGTGTGGTGGCCGACGCCGCCTATCTGCGGCCCAGTGCCGACGAGGTCTCGGTGGTGCAGCGGCTGTCGGCCAGGCTGGCGGGGGCGAGCACCATCCGGGAGGTCAGCAGGCTGGTGGTGGCCTCGCTCCGCGGTCCGCTGGAGGCGGGCCGGGTCGCGGTCGCCGAGCGGGAGGGGGACAGGCTGGTGGTCACGGTCCTGGACCCGCCGGAGCCCGACGCCTGGCCCGCGGTCTGGCGCGCCGAATGGCGCTCCGAGTGGCCGGACCTCTCCATCCACGAGATGCCGACGATCGAGGGTGCGCTGCGCGAGGGGCATGTGAGCCTGTGGCCGGCGGGCGCGGACCTCGAACCCGCTCTGGCGGAGATCGGGCGCGGGGGCCTCGCGGTGCTCCCGCTCCGGGCGGACGGCCGGATGGTCGGGGTGTGCCTGGTGGGGTGGGACGACGGGCACCGGTTCGACCCGGAGGAGCGGTCGCTGATGACGGCCGCCGCGGCCCTGGTCGGGCAGGCCCTGATGCGGGCCCACGCCATGGACGCCGGGCACGAACTGGCCACGATGCTCCAGCGCAGTCTGCTGCCGAGGAAGCTCCCCGAGCTGCCCGGCGGTGAGGCCGTCGCCCGCTACCTCCCGGCCACGGCGGGGCTCGAGGTCGGCGGCGACTGGTACGACGTCATCCCGCTCGGCGACGGCCATGTGGCCCTGGTCATCGGGGACGTGCAGGGTCACAGCGCCGGGGCGGCGACCATCATGGGGCAGATGCGCACGGCGGTCAGGGCGTACGCGGTGGAGGGGCACCCTCCGGACGTGGTCGTCGCCCGCGCCAACCGGCTGCTGGTCGGCATGGAGACCGATCTGTTCGCGACCTGCCTCTACGTGGACCTCGACATGGAGGAGGGCATCGCCCGGCTCGTACGGGCCGGGCATCTGCACCCGGTGATCCGGCACCCCGACGGCAGCACCGAGGAGCTGATGGTCGAGGGCGGCCCCCCGCTGGGCGTCCTCGCCGACGAGGAGTACCCGATGACGGAGGCGGGCCTGGTGCCCGGCACCCTGCTGATGCTGCTGACGGACGGGCTGGTCGAGTCGGCGGCCCTCACCCTGGAGGAGGGCATGCGGCGGGTGTGCGACACGCTCTCCGCGGCGGACCCCGCCGACGCCGGGCGGGTGGCCGACGAGCTGGTCGTGGCGGTGAACCGGCGCGACGACGACGTGGCCCTGCTGCTGCTCCGTTACGACGGCACCCGGGTGCGGCCGATGCGGACCCACTGGACGGTGTGGCGGCTGCCCAACGCCGTGATGCACGCCCGGCGTTTCACGGCGCGGACCCTGCGTTCCTGGGGCGCGGAAGAGGAGCTGGAGGGGGCTCTGCTGGTGGTGTCCGAACTGGTCACCAACGCCATCGCCCACACGCAGGGCGAGGTGCGGCTCGATCTCACACTGTCCGCCGACCGGTTGCGGATCGCGGTGAACGACGCCTCACCCCGCAGCCCCGTCAAGCCCGCCGACCAGGACTGGGAGGCGACCGGCGGCCGCGGGCTGCTCATCGTCGAGGCCACGACCGCGTCGTGGGGCGCGGTGCCGCTCAGCGGCGGCAAGCAGGTGTGGGCGGAGATTCCGCTGGCGCCGCGCGAGCGGGTGGCCAAGGCACGCTGA